Genomic DNA from Chaetodon auriga isolate fChaAug3 chromosome 18, fChaAug3.hap1, whole genome shotgun sequence:
ATCGATTCGAATATGTGAGGTCCATTCCCATGAATTACGGTGTATATTATCAAGCTCTTTAAACCCCGCCACAGTCACAGAGAACACCAGGGGACCACAGAGTTTGTTCTGTGGTTTTGCTTTCATCGTGTCACTAGATAAACAGGAAGGCGAattttccctctctgtgacacagtgcctgatttcctgtttcttcagtagtatttttttttcttctgtgtaaATGAGCTTGAAATTGTACGTCGTGGGCAGGAGGGGAGAAAAAGGCAGTCACTTCTTGTAAAGCGCTGATAGCAGTGGGCTGTATTTGGCTAAGTGACGCAAGTGAAGGGGTTTGCCCAAAGGTTCTGTGACAGTAAGGACCCACAGCTCAGTATTATGATCTTTCGGCCATGGTGTGatgacctttttgttaaagtggAATATTTCTCCCCTGCTATTACCAcaccaaagagaaaaacattgtGACGTACAGTTTGCTCTACTTGGGTTATCTAAAAGTGGATGATATGAAAGACAGACACGAGACACAAGAGCTTGTTTTGGAAAATCTGCTTAAATCATCCAAAATGTTAGAATGGCAACTTTTCAGTGAGCTGCAGGCAGTTTGTATTGTGAAGCTCATATATTGTGAATCCAGGTTGAAGGACAATGCACtgctttttttgcattttttaaaatctatgTTACAGTAAAGCAGCTAAGGCAAGTTGAGACATGATTtagatttttccttttttcatgttttaacttATTCCCAATCAACTTTTGGTCTTCATTCATGTCAGTATGGAATGAAAACAAGTTGAATAGATTTAAAAGTAACATCAGACATTAAAATAATCTTGTTTTAATACTTAAGTTATGATATTATTCTCTGGTGAACAACAATCGATGATTTCATCTGGCATGCCACTGTTTTAACAATAGTACATTTTAGCCTTCATTACTGCCAACAATTTTCCACAGAATACCACACTTTAAGTTTTTTAATATGGAATTTTTTTCGTAGCACGACTGGTCTTCATTTGGCTTGTGTACAATATAAAAACTGACTTGCAGAGACTTGCAGGGGATAGACAGCTCATCACGAGGATCGTCATGTGTAGCCTCCATTTAGTTTTCGTTGAATGATAATGCAGTCGAAAGCAGACGTGACGTGATGCCACCAAGCTGTCTGAAGGAAGACTCAAGTAATGGCCTGTCTGCGTGTTGACACCTACTGAACTGACTGGAAACTACTGGCTGCTATGAGTTtagagagtctgcagccatgccagcagctctatGGGGCTGCACAGTGGAGTGGTGCTTTGAGCCATACtaatgccagcatgctaacatacctACAGTggcagtgctaacatgctaatgctcaTCAAGCGTAAGATTATTAAATTCACCCTCTTTGTTTAGCATttcagcgtgctaacatttgataattagcacTAAACGCATAGTGCCGCTGAGGCTGATGGCACTTTGCATGTATGTGGTCATAAACTGTAGTGTTGGACAGATTTGACCTCTTGATGGTGCTAGAGAAAAAGTCAGAGGACCACCACAGTCATTACAAATTGTGCTATCAGGGAcgtgtaccaaatttcatggcaaaatAAGTAAGTCTGGACTAAACAGGTGGACCAGCAGACGGCCTTTGCCACCCATTGagcaaatacattaaaaaactATCATGCTTTGCAAAACAGTCAGTGTCAAAATACTGTAAACTTTGTGATACTAAAACGTGCATAAATATAGGCCTACGTGTGTGGAAACAGGATATAATACTGCAGATCTGACTTTTCATTGATAACATTTGAAGAGTATCACTTTCCAATTTGACATTAAAACCACTTTCATTACAAATAAAAGACATGTTTGCTCACACTTGCCGTCTGTGTGCTTCCCAGGAGAGTGAGAACCTGGAGAAGGAGAACGCTGCCCTGAGGAAGGAGGTGAAGCAGCTGACCGAGGAGGCCAAGTACCTGTCGTCCGTGCTGAGCAGCCATGAACCTCTGTGCACCGGCCTGACTCCTCAGACCCCCGACCTCCTCTACCCTTCTCATCACAGCAGCTACCACCACCAGCACATCGCTGTACCACACTACCAGCACTGACCTGTATGACTACTGAGAGGACGTGCTGAGGACAGATGACTGACCTCAATGGAGAGAAAGACTGACTGCAGATGTGTCTATAAATGTTAACCATCGTTCCAAACCGATCAAGGAGTAACATGACAGGCCAACATGTCTGACCAGCATCGACACCCAAACTGTAACATGCAGTGTTCAAAACTATTTATTTTGCTTCTGCTGCATCTCTTTGCTTTTACCTGATCTATTTCAGTGATCTGTATGTACGGCTCAATGAGTAGAATTATCAACCAGTCTATGTTTACATTGGagagaacaagaacaaaaaaaaaaacaactactgTATGTTCGGGTGACTCAGACGATACAGTATTTTTGTAAATTGCTTATTTTAAGTGTCACGTGGAGCACCTCTGTCATCCTGTCATGTTTtagtttcttgtgtttttcagtgtgtttcagtgtgtaaatgtgGATCGATAATGCTCAGGAGCTTTTGACAGATTTGATTGTGGACAAACAAGAATGTAAAGTCGAGATTCTCAAAAAAGGCCTCGATGTACCAAAAAGAATCGGCTGGTAGTGAAGAGTGGGCATTCAAAGGGGTCTTGACTTGTGTACGGGTTATACTGCTGGTGTGTGAGAAGACCCAGCAAAGATATTTATTAAATGTGATGCCTTTTAGGTGATCGTTTCTGACCTCCAGAGGGTTCTTATTCATGCCTCCATGCAGAGTGTAAAGTCTGACCTGGTGCTTTTAACTGGGGACAGGAGACAAACCGCCTTCATGTCTTATTTCTTCAATGAGGGAGTCCCTAGATGGCACTGTTCACCACTATGAGAGATGAAGTTACTGCacataaagcacaaaaataaTCCTTCTGTGCTGTTTGGGTATGGGTTAACTGTCGTCCTTGAACACAACAGAGGCTTTCATGTCATTCACCCTTCTTGGAACCATTTACTTATTATTATGCTAGAGGACAAAACACATGATCTATTAATGTTTTTAGACTAAGAAGAAAAGTTGTAGTAATGTATTTATAAAGAACATTTTTCGCACATCCCAGAACAGACTTATCAGACAAGAAATCTCAGATAATTCTGAACATAACGAACTATCACATGGGGATATTCCAGCGCTGCAAGCTGTTCTAAGAACACAAAGAACGGCGCATGAAACTCCGCCCTGTGTCCTGTGTTGACCGACTCGTTTCAATATCCCAAAGCGGTTTTTAGGTCCGGGTGGAGGGTCACCGCCGGCGCACCCACACGTGTTAACACTCGGGAAACTCGAGCTGAAAGAAAGGATCATATTCATTCATGAAATTATCTGTCGCTCAGTGAAGTCGAACAAGCTTTGAGCGTGAGTTCGGCCGCTGAACCGGGGAAGGAAATGAATTCATGGACCCGAGAGTTGCAGAGCCGCCACTGTTGCTTATGAACTGATCAGACTGAAACATGTGTTTAGACTGAACTTCTCCTTTTAGCTGAAAACATGATGTTATAGGCCTATCTGTCGTTACCGTGACGCGCTGAATGTTTAGTGTTCACCAATGAAACAGGGCTTTCAGCCACTTTAAGTTTAGTTTGCGGTATTTTAAGCCACAGTGGAGTGAACACTTTGAACTCCATGAGTATACCGAGGAGACTCGTTTAATATGGGCGAGAAACAAGCGTTAGGAGCGGCGACACTAAACGAGGATCAGACCAAGGCGGACTTGGAGAACCATGTCAAGCCGGACGCGGCTGACGTGGCGCAGTGCGCCGACGATCAGTGTCAGCTGGACGGTCAAGGAGCGCCGCGACCCACCCGTCTGTACAAGCGGCGCTGGATGATTGTCCTCCTGTTCAGCTCGTATTCACTGTGTAACTCCTACCAGTGGATACAGTACGGCATCATCAGCAACATTTTCATGAAGTTTTACAATGTGGACGCCTTCACCATAGACTGGATGTCCATGATCTACATGCTGACTTACATTCCCTTCATCTTCCCGGTGACCTGGCTGCTGGATAAGAAGGGGCTCCGGATCATCGCGCTGGTGGCCACTGCGCTCAACTGTGCAGGGACATGGATCAAGGTGGCCAGCGCCAGACCCGACCTGTTCGGAGTCACCTTCCTGGGGCAGTTCTCCTGCTCGTGTGCGCAGGTGTTCATCCTCGGAATGCCGTCGAGGATCGCGTCGGTGTGGTTCGGTTCAGAGGAAGTGTCCACCGCCTGCTCCATCGGAGTCTTCGGGAATCAGGTAGACCGTGACGCACCGACTTTCCTCTAGTCAGTAATTAGGTCACGGTAGCTCTTTACCTACTGGATTACTTATTTAAACTAAATGCATTGGGTTAATACATGGAAAACATCCCTCGATCTCTTTGGCACGTGTGCGTAATTACGCGCGTTCAGTGCACCTACTGTGCGTTAAAGCCACAACACTGTCTGCTGAGTATGTGACAGAATGAATGGCAGTAAATACACAGTGGATAGGCATGCAagagacatttacatttacaactATAATAACAACCTCAATGTGGCCTGATTTATATAAGGCCTTTTATGGAGGTATTGTATCTCTCTACACAGACGAAACGTAAAGCTTCTTATTATTAATCAGCATGAAACACGTGCATGAGACTCCGTGTCCCTAAAAGGCTCATATTTACAGAAAACATCCTCTCTTAAACATACCTTTCTCTGCTTGCCCTCAGCCATGGCCACAATAGTAACCATAGAATGGGTGTATTATGTATTAATAAGTTGTATGAAAAGACACAAACGAATGAAGGATTCAAAATTGTGTAAATCAACAAAGGACGAATTTAAATTGAATGCAGATGAGCCTGTTCTAAATGAACAGGAAATAATAAAAGTAGCAAAAATTAATCTACTTTTACCATAATGTCAGCGCTTCATTGATTAAAGTAAGTCTATAAGTTGTGAGTTTGGATGCTTTCAGGTCTTCTGGCAAAGCTTTTAGAGAAGTTAGAGAACACTTCCCGTGAAACTGTTTGCTGGATCTCTGTCTGTGACTAGTGATGGTCACATGTCCACACTAATGATGTCATGGTACCATTATTTTGAACTTCTATTCAAGATTATTATAAAGAAGTCAATACTCGATaccacaagaagaaaaaagtgctAGTCTCACAAAATAGgatgttgggtttttttttttattaaaaacctACACACATTGCTGGTCTGGAGAAAGCCACTGAACACATACCAACACATTTGTAATAATATAAATAGtatcccagctttttttttttaagctctgTTACTTTCAATACCCTTGATATAATTAACAGAGTGTTGTTTTAAACACGTGATATTGAGAAAGTCTCAAAGTATCAATACTTTTAACAGCCTtagtgcacacacatatataaaaaaacactgttaatgTGCTCGTGTTGCATTCTGTTTATCTAAATCAGGAGCAGAAGGGCATTTTAAAATCCACAAGCAGCCAAATAAGAGACTAAGAGAATAAGAGTGTGCAGGTCAACTTCGGTTTAACACTTTCAGATTCTGAACAAACAACACTTGAGTCAACTTTCAGTGCATCAACTCCAAGTAAATGTCAGTAAAAAGTCATCACTTAGAGTGGAAAATGTGCTGTGCGTAAACAACAGCAAGAGCTGTAGTAAGAGCAAACATTTGCCAGCTTTCTGACAGATCGCCTGGTTTCAACTTGCAACCTTTGTGTATTTGATGCTTTGCTCTTCAAACCTTCCATCACACTATTCCTGCTGACACCTGCAGGAGCCAGTGGAGGTATCAaagtttgttttcctcacatcagcagcatttctcTGTCGTTTGATAATTGACTTGTCTGGACTTCTTGCGTCTGTGCAACTTAGGCATCAATTTGGTTGtaatagtttattttattgcatCCAATCTGCCTTCTTATCAGGGTGTTTCATCTTATCACAGCCTTCAATGGAATACAAGTCATATCTCAATGACACCACATTGCAGGCTTGACTGCCACGTTGATGTTCCCTTATTTCCTCTTATCGTCAAAGGCATGAAAAGTAGCTATTTCAAGCACAGTCAGTAAAAaaagttatatttttcaaacataaagcaaacaaaaaatctATGGCAAAATCTACATTTTAAGCCTAAATTATGTAATCACATTCTTTTCAGGAATGTCCTGTTCTAGGTGTTATCTTTAACAGTACAGGTATCTGTAGGTGATCAATAACAGACTTGGAAATATTAACCTGTTGTACCAAAAAGCCTCCACATTCAAATGAGTCAGCCTTCACAAGAGACTTAATTAAAgttcaacagaaaaatatgtcTGTTAATTGTTTTCTGGGTTCATCGGGTTTATTTGTAGAGTTAAGTAAAGAGGTAAAACAAGGTCTGAGTTGGTAGGAGTGGTTTACGTCGAATTGGAAGATTTCCTATATTAACATCACATGACGGGGCTGAGGATATGTGCAGCGAGTTGTGCATGGACAACTCCAGCTGTGCTCACTCTCTGGCTTCTCTGAGAAAAGCATCTTTCTCCAACAGGCAGTTTGCACTCAGGACAGCAAGCTGTTCAGGACGCAAGCTCTGAAATTTGAAGACCTCTCACCTCTCACGTTCCAGGGGCCCACCACGGGACGGTTAAAATGCCACAAAACAATACCTTGAAAGGCAACCATGAAAATTCTGAACTCGATGCTGAGGAGTGGCTGTGGTCCAAGGCTGCAAAGAATCGCGCTCCGGGCCTCGCTTCGCTTCAGTGGAGTCCAGGACCTTTAGGCAGAGCCATCTCCATTGGGTCACGGTTAGACGCTGAGGCTTTAAACGGTGACCAGGCAGAGCGGGCCCCCAAGCCTGGGACCAAACTTTACCACCGTCGCTGGCTCATGCTGTTTCTCTTCAGCGCCGTCTCAGCCAGCAATTCCTTCATGTGGCTTCAGTACGGCATTATTAGCAACATATTCATGCGCTTCTACAACATTGACTCTCTGGCCATTGACTGGTTGTCCATGATCTACCTGCTCACTTACATCCCACTTATTCTGCCCGTCCTGTGGCTCCTGGACAACAGGGGAATCCGGGACGTTGTCCTCGTTGGGTCAGCCTTTAACTGCATTGGTGCTTGGATAAAAATTGGTAGTGCCAGTCCCAATATGTTCCCAGTCACCTTTTTCGGCCAGTTTGTGTGCTCAGTAGCCACCGTGTTTGTCCTCGGTATCCCTTCTTACCTTGCCTCAGTGTGGTTTGGAGATAAAGAGGTTTCCACTGCGTGTTCCATAGGAGTTCTTGGGAACCAGGTTTGTCTGAATGTCTAATTGGTCACcatttcatttcttctcctgcagcaggGTCCACATAGCTGGGCTGTCTGACAGCAGTCTGTATATTATGCAGGGCTGCACTGGATGCCAGAGACACATAAGACTTCTAGTGTCCTGGTGCGAGTCCCGAGAAAGCTGTGGCAACTGCTCGCTGAAACCTCCTTGTTAAACTTTGTCCGTTTAGctgtttaaatgtaaaaatgctctTTCCCAGGAATGAAGTTCTGTGTTATTCAGATGACATAGATGCTGTTAAATCATCGTCATATAGCAGCCCGATTTAACAATAATTCAATTTTCAAATTTCAGTGTTGTTGTAGGAGAGTGGGGTTGAAAATAACAATCAGTTGGTGGTTAAAATCGTTTAATTTAATAGTCTAGATTTAACAAGCAAGATGTGAGCCAGCTTTATGTCATGTACTGTCGATAACACTGTTCCCATTTTACCTTTAAAGAGTCTTAAAAgtgattacatttacattttaaccaATAGATAATATTAAATTACTATAATATACACTTTAAATGGTGTTAAAACAAGCAATGATAGCTTCTAAATGCACATGTTGTGGTACCATTCAGTCAGTATTGATGAGCTTTAGGAAAAAACCATAAACAGCGTTAAAAGcaaaacttttctgtttttcagccaCCTTGATTTGACTTGGAAAACAGTAATGTGGCGCTCAGTGTATTCACATCTGAGCTTTATCTTTAACTTGTGTCGTATGTGTTCACTGTCTTGCAGCTGGGCATCGCCATCGGGTTCCTCGTGCCTCCGATCCTGGTGCCCAACGTGGACGACATGGACGAGCTGGCTCACCACATCAGCATCATGTTCTACATCACAGCAGGAGTGGCTACTTTGCTCTTCATCCTTGTTGTCTTTGGTAAGATTTGTCATGCAGCGATGATGATGGCAGATGAAAATGGATGTTGTTTCTGGGGTAACGAGGTGGcattgtacatttttttaatgtaatttctcGATACTTTGTGCAGCTCAAAATAAGTTTTAGAAAACCTCTGCAGATAAAACTGAAACTTTCTGCATGGCTACACACCTTGGAGGCTAATATGTTTTTTTGCAGTTTCGGCAGTTTTTGAATTTACATAAAATGTAGATTAACTGCATTTAAATGCAAGTTTAAAACTGATTTTACTGTACCGTGCAACCAATGACTTTTTTTGTGAATGGATGAAGAGGTCAAGTGTTCAATGATGCAGTCAAGTGAGAGAAATGGATAATTTCAAGGTGTGTCATCACCTCAGTCACAAAAACTCCTTTCCCtcagaaacacactcagacttCTTCATGTCTCTGCCTTTTTCACTCAGGCCAATGGGATTTTCTTATTCAGTTGACGATGGTTTTAATTTACAGCAGACTTACTCTCTGACAAGAAGCACCATTCAGTGGAGGAGAAAAGTGCTGAGCTGCATGCTCGCACCAACACAAAAACTTCCCTGGATGGGAGATTGACAAAAAGATACTATTGTGGTACAAGTAAGGTCAGGAGAAATGTCACGGGAATGGACACAAAAGCGCTTCAGCATACTGCTTTGTAACGTAAATGCTAGATCTGGATTCATTAGGAATAGAAGAGCTGTGATCTCTGGTTGAAGGAAGTGGCGTTACCTCACATGACAGACAGGATATGAGTGGTCAGGAAAAATGCTTAGTCGCTATTTTGAATCTGCTACTCACACATTTTGACCGCCTTTGCCTTTTTCCTACTTTTCCCATGTAGATGGTCTCAAGGTGACATCATGAATAGCACATTTAGCACCTCACATGTAGCAATCACAtcagtttttctatttttattgtGGAGAAACTAGAAAAATACTCTATGTCATATACAGAGGAGGGACATCAACAACAGACATGGTCAGTCAGAATACAAAAGCAAGCAATGAAGTAAGTATGTGCTACCTCCGTAGAGAACACTGGGCTGGGTACTTGTCAGAGAGAAGGAACAAGTTGGATGAAAAAGCTCTTGTCCTGCAGGCCAGGGGGAAGGCAGGGGCGCTCGTAAGCGCTCTGCATTCAGAAGCACAAAAGGATGCTTGTGAAGGCATTCCATAGTAGCAGCAAGTACAACGTTCAGACTGACCGAGCTGTGTTTCACTGTAGTCTCCTGTTGTTAATAAAGCACCTTTAAAtgcagacttcagctcattctgCTCGTTCCACTAGTTGGGTGCCGTGTGCATTTGTTTATAAGCCCAGTTCCTTATTTGTTTCAGTGGTTTTGCCATTTTTTATAACCACTCCTTAaaagaatagttcaacattttgggaaatatgctaaGACGAGTTTGATTCcactctctcatgtctgtgcagtaaGCATGAAGCTACAGCCGCGAGATGGTTATCTAAGCTTAGCATGAAAACTGGAAACAACAGGTAACAGTGAGCCTCGCTCTATCCAAAGGTCACAAAACCCACCTGCCAGCTCCTCCAAGCTCACTAACTGTTActcctgtgttttattcagGAATCATGTGATCGACTATAATCGGCCAGACGCAGTGACCTCATGTCAGTTTTTCTTCGTATTAACAAATGTGTTAATTGGTGAGCTGTAGAGATGCTAAGAGGCACACTTGTTTTAGCTTTTTACAGAGCCAAGCGAGCTGTTCCCCccatttccagtgtttatgctcaGATAATCTAACTACTTCCTGGCTGTAGCTACATTTTACAGACATGAGACAGGTATCTACAGTATCTCATCTAACTTCTGTCAAGAAACCAAACAATAATTATATTTTCAGTGTCAAACTATTCACTCAAAGCTAATCCCGCTGAACATGACTATGAGTTGTGGCCTTAATCATAGGGGGATTTTCCCACACAGACCTTTTCATTTGATTAAttttaaatgcatgaaaagGTGAAACTAAacagtatttcacaagaaaaaaactAAGGATTGGAAAAATTGAGTAAATTGTATTGTAGCAGatcttttcttatttcttacCTTTTGAACTACTCGTGGCCCTTCATCCTGTGCTGAGTGATATCTTTCAGTCCGCCTAAAAGGTAGATATACTAGAGATAAAGGAAGATTCTCAATTTGCTCATCAATGCTTCAGATTTGATCAGGGCTCTTATTGTGCTCAGGGCACACAGACTCTCCTCCGCCTTCTGTCATGCAGTGGATGGGGCTGGGAAAGGGATGTGACTGTAGCTGCTCTCGGTTACTCGAGCAAGATAATTCACACCAGTTGGCCACAGTAGTTTCATGATATGACACatatactcacacacagagcactccctcacacatacatgcaagaTGCCATGTGTGAGGGTTGTCCTGCTGGCTGGGCCATCTGTAGCCCTGCTACAGGCCTGTGAGTCAGCAGGGCAGACAAAGTCCCAGGATTTGCATAAACTGTGTGCAAAAAGTTTGGCTGCAGCTTTCCTCTAAACAGATCGTCAGCCGGTTAACCACAACCAAGTTAACCACAAAGAGGGTCTGCATTAAGACCCAACGTGAGTGAATGAATAAGGGGAATCCCTGGGGGTGTTAAGGGAAAATTAGCATGCACAAATTGTTTTACAAGTTGTCTGTATGGGCACTCCAAAGACGATTTAAACACAACTTTGAGTTTCCTTTGTGTAACAATGAACTATGTAAAATGCAGTGAGGCCATTTACATTTCTTCATGCATTGTCAGAGCAGCCATCTCGGGCTCGTTTCACAGGATTAGTGAGAACTGGTTACTGAACACAAACCCTCAAGTCAGCTTTGCTTGGGGGAGCGAAGGCTGGCTCTACTCCAAGaaccacaaagacagacatcTGTGTTTCCCTATGAGGCCTGAGGGCACATGCTCTCACCCAGGAGAAAGACCGACTGAAACAGGTCACATCACAGTTATCACCCCAAAGGATGACCGAGCGTCCTCTGGCTCAGAGTCTGGCTGTCTGTCCTCCAGAATAGAGAATTTAAGGATATCTACATCTTGCGCTGTGTGGACGTGCGTTAAGCATGCTGTTCGTGTGTGGACCTGTCCGACTGTGCCCGGTTGTGCCCCATTCCACATGAAACCCTTGCAGCTGTTCAGGAAAATACTGTATGAAATGCGCCCCTCAGACATGCATGCAGTGGACATTTGGAAAGTGTAAAGAGGAGAAACATAATGTCCAATCGGtagcttctgctgcttttgccCATTAAACCCTAATAGACCCAGTGTTCTCCTTAAAGTTCCCCTTCAGTAAAAGAAACAAAGTTAGAGCAAACATCACAGACTGTGTCTAACTCTGATTTTGGTCTCTGTGTGTTAGTCTTCCAGGAGCGTCCT
This window encodes:
- the flvcr2b gene encoding choline/ethanolamine transporter flvcr2b isoform X2, with translation MGEKQALGAATLNEDQTKADLENHVKPDAADVAQCADDQCQLDGQGAPRPTRLYKRRWMIVLLFSSYSLCNSYQWIQYGIISNIFMKFYNVDAFTIDWMSMIYMLTYIPFIFPVTWLLDKKGLRIIALVATALNCAGTWIKVASARPDLFGVTFLGQFSCSCAQVFILGMPSRIASVWFGSEEVSTACSIGVFGNQLGIAIGFLVPPILVPNVDDMDELAHHISIMFYITAGVATLLFILVVFVFQERPELPPTQAQATARSIPSEQYSYTASILRLLRNRPFILLIITYGLNVGCFYAVGTLLNRMIIEHYPGEEVNAGRIGLTIVIAGMVGSLICGIWLDKTKTYKQTTLAVYFMSLVGMIVYASTLSLGHLWVVFITAGALGFFMTGYLPLGFEFAVELTYPESEGTSSGLLNCSAQVFGIIFTICQGKIIDSFGTLAGNIFLCVFLLIGTIMTGLIRSDLRRQNANRLAKAEEPSDSPSESLAEPSIVREAKF
- the batf gene encoding basic leucine zipper transcriptional factor ATF-like, which translates into the protein MAQGSDSNDTSYKSPSPGSRPSSSDDAKKVMRREKNRIAAQKSRMRQTQKADSLHLESENLEKENAALRKEVKQLTEEAKYLSSVLSSHEPLCTGLTPQTPDLLYPSHHSSYHHQHIAVPHYQH
- the flvcr2b gene encoding choline/ethanolamine transporter flvcr2b isoform X1, coding for MPQNNTLKGNHENSELDAEEWLWSKAAKNRAPGLASLQWSPGPLGRAISIGSRLDAEALNGDQAERAPKPGTKLYHRRWLMLFLFSAVSASNSFMWLQYGIISNIFMRFYNIDSLAIDWLSMIYLLTYIPLILPVLWLLDNRGIRDVVLVGSAFNCIGAWIKIGSASPNMFPVTFFGQFVCSVATVFVLGIPSYLASVWFGDKEVSTACSIGVLGNQLGIAIGFLVPPILVPNVDDMDELAHHISIMFYITAGVATLLFILVVFVFQERPELPPTQAQATARSIPSEQYSYTASILRLLRNRPFILLIITYGLNVGCFYAVGTLLNRMIIEHYPGEEVNAGRIGLTIVIAGMVGSLICGIWLDKTKTYKQTTLAVYFMSLVGMIVYASTLSLGHLWVVFITAGALGFFMTGYLPLGFEFAVELTYPESEGTSSGLLNCSAQVFGIIFTICQGKIIDSFGTLAGNIFLCVFLLIGTIMTGLIRSDLRRQNANRLAKAEEPSDSPSESLAEPSIVREAKF